A region from the Methylocella sp. genome encodes:
- a CDS encoding lysine-2,3-aminomutase-like protein, with amino-acid sequence MTDISLTLRSAADLISAGLAHETRREEIERISKAYAIGVTPTIARLIDSADPHDPIGRQFIPDLAELAHRSEERRDPIGDDAFSPVEGVVHRYPDRVLLKLLHICPVYCRFCFRRETVGPGSPTHLAPKALDAALAYIAGHSEIWEVILTGGDPLTLSPRRISDIMSRLKAIDHVKVVRVHTRVPSVDPDAIDAQLVESLRASGKTVYVALHANHPRELSPETRAACARIIDAGIPMLSQSVLLAGVNDDILTLTALMRGFVEARIKPYYLHQLDLAPGTAHFRVGIEKGRNLMRELRGRVSGLCQPTYMLDLPGGHGKSPIGPNYLTEINDEETFEVSDYQGRSHLYPPPES; translated from the coding sequence ATGACGGACATTTCCTTGACTCTGCGCAGCGCCGCCGATCTCATCTCCGCGGGTCTTGCCCACGAGACAAGGCGCGAGGAGATCGAGAGAATCTCAAAGGCCTACGCCATCGGCGTCACGCCGACGATCGCCCGGTTGATCGACTCCGCCGATCCGCATGATCCGATCGGCCGTCAGTTCATCCCCGATCTTGCGGAGCTGGCCCATCGTTCCGAAGAACGGCGCGATCCAATAGGCGATGACGCCTTCAGCCCAGTCGAGGGGGTCGTCCACCGCTATCCCGATCGCGTGCTGCTGAAATTGCTGCATATTTGTCCGGTCTATTGCCGATTCTGCTTTCGCAGGGAAACAGTTGGACCCGGCAGCCCGACCCATCTCGCCCCCAAGGCGCTCGACGCGGCTTTGGCCTATATCGCGGGCCATTCCGAGATCTGGGAGGTGATTCTGACCGGCGGCGATCCGCTCACGCTATCGCCGCGTCGGATAAGCGACATCATGTCGCGCCTAAAGGCGATCGATCATGTGAAAGTCGTCCGCGTGCATACGCGGGTGCCAAGCGTCGATCCGGACGCCATCGACGCGCAGCTGGTGGAGAGCCTGCGCGCCTCCGGCAAAACCGTCTATGTCGCGTTGCACGCCAACCATCCGCGCGAATTATCGCCCGAAACGCGTGCGGCCTGCGCTCGCATTATCGACGCCGGCATCCCCATGCTGAGCCAGAGCGTGCTGCTCGCCGGCGTCAACGATGATATCCTGACCCTTACCGCGTTGATGCGCGGCTTCGTTGAGGCGCGAATCAAGCCTTATTATCTGCATCAACTCGATCTTGCCCCGGGAACCGCGCATTTCCGCGTCGGCATAGAAAAAGGCCGCAATTTGATGCGGGAATTGCGTGGCCGAGTCTCCGGGCTTTGCCAGCCGACCTATATGCTTGATCTGCCGGGCGGCCACGGAAAATCGCCGATCGGTCCTAATTACCTTACCGAGATAAATGACGAGGAGACTTTTGAGGTTAGCGATTATCAGGGTCGATCACATCTTTACCCGCCTCCGGAAAGCTGA